In Salvelinus sp. IW2-2015 linkage group LG23, ASM291031v2, whole genome shotgun sequence, a genomic segment contains:
- the LOC111951040 gene encoding transcription factor Ovo-like 2, producing the protein MLTRHLKCHSMVKRHPCRYCGKGFNDTFDLKRHMRTHTGIRPYRCELCDKAFTQRCSLESHLRKIHGVRQQYAYRQRRSKIFVCEDCGYTSNRPEEYFLHVRQCHPGSPALRRYYRRQAHEGTNNVPAEHKLSPFLMYPTGYYVG; encoded by the exons ATGTTGACGCGCCACCTCAAGTGCCACAGCATGGTGAAGAGACACCCCTGCCGCTACTGTGGCAAGGGCTTCAACGACACCTTCGACCTCAAGaggcacatgcgcacacacacag GTATCCGTCCGTACCGTTGTGAGCTGTGTGACAAGGCCTTCACACAGCGCTGCTCCCTTGAATCCCACCTGAGGAAGATCCATGGCGTGCGCCAGCAGTACGCCTACCGCCAGCGCCGCTCCAAGATCTTTGTGTGCGAGGACTGTGGCTACACGTCCAACCGTCCCGAAGAGTACTTCCTCCACGTGCGCCAGTGCCACCCGGGCAGCCCCGCCCTGCGGCGCTACTACCGTCGCCAGGCACACGAGGGCACCAACAACGTGCCCGCCGAACACAAACTCAGTCCCTTCTTGATGTATCCCACTGGGTACTATGTGGGTTGA